ATCTTGTGGCTATTCAGTCAAAACAGCTAGCGGCGGTCTCAGTTGCAATCAGAAGCATTTGCAGGGAAACCCTTCTAGAAAGATGCTCGCCCCCACAAGTATCTACTCATGAGAACCAAGTAAATAAAATGGGCGGGACCGGATTCCGTGTACCAATCACGCGTCATATCTGATGTAGATACTCAAGCACCTGTCATAGCAGTTGGCTGTCAGGGGTCGGAACCAAAAGACGCCGAACTGCTTCCAAGACTACATACCTTACTCGTAGGTTACGTGAATGTTAGCATTACTGAGCACACCACATGAGTCGAAAACCTCTCAGTGTCAGGTGAGATCTCTTCACCACCTTCAAATCTAAATCAGGAGGGCCACCACCCTCCAAGGATGAACTGGGAGGTGGCACTTGCGAACTCGCTTTTAGAAACAAAAGGTGTATAGAAGCATGCCAAAGCGAGCCTGGTGTTAGAAGCAAAACAAGGAGAGACTGCGACACTTCATCCGCCCTGCCATTTACACCAACTGGACATGTTCCAGAATCGATCCGGCCGAGACTTACTTTCGGGGGCGGATATTCCTTTGCATCCTAGTGTGAACTTTCTCAACCTCCCACACAATAGAGTCGAGCTCGTCCTCTACATCAAACCGCTCAAAGCATTCATTCAAGTGCAGTCGGAATGCCTTGAGACGCTCGACATTTGTGATGGTAACGGAAATAGATCGGATTCACAGCCTGACTTGGTTCATTCTAAAAAGATGAGATCATTTTCTAACGTGGCATCTGGTAAGCGTGATGATCCTCGAGTGGCAAGACCCAACGATGAGGTGATACGTGAAGGTCAAAGCTGAAGGCAAAGTTGGAAGCTGAAGTGAAGGCTAAAGCTGAAATGAAGCTTAACACCTGAAATGAAGGCTAAAAAAGGTGAAGAGAAGGCTAACGCCTGATGTGGAGGTTGAAACTTGGGGTGAAACTGGATCAAGAGAAGGAATTCCAACCGAAATTCTCGACGGATTGCATGTTTTGAACGGGAAAAATCATCTCTGTTCTTTGTTAATTGTTTGATAAAATCCTACCCGTGGTCCCTCAAGCCATCAATCTTACTACACACCACACGCCCACGAACTCAAGATGTCCacctcttctcttccagaTCACATCGCAGACCCTCTCAAGGAGGCCGTATCGACGCTGGCCCCCGTTGGGATGGAGTTTGCCCGAGGCCCTTCTTTCTGGTCGTCCGCGGCATCATCGTACGCCTCCGGCGAGACCTCAGAGAACGTCTCCAACGAGAGCAGCAATGGCTCTCGAGAGTTATCGCCCATCAGCACCCCCGGAGAACCAGCCGCCAACTCGGTCTTGCTCTTGCAGCGAGAGTCCCATGACAATGCCGACAGCCCCTATTGCCTCCCCGCCGACAACGAGGAGAGGATCCGGCTTGACAAGCAGCACAACTTCATCCGCGACCACATCTGCAACGGCCGCCTGGTCATGGACGAGTCTCTCCGGCTCGAGGACGGTGCGCTCGTCCTCGATCTCGGTACCGGGTCCGGTGCTTGGGCGTCCGATTTGGCGCGTATCTtgcccgccggcgtcggcatccAAGGCTTCGATATCAGCAACCGCCTGTTCCCGCAGAACACGCCCAGCGTGAAGTACGACATCGGCAATGTGCTCGAACTGCCGGCACACCTCGACTCTCGAGTCACCCTTGCGCACCAGCGCCTCCTGATTTACGCACTTCGCCGACATGAATGGAGCCGTGCTATTGCCTCCATCAAAAACACTCTCATCCCCGGCCAGGGCATCGTCCAGCTCACCGAGGTCCTCACACCTGCAAACAACCCTGGTGCCGCGCAAGAGAAGTTTCAAGTTCTGCTCTCCTCGTAAGTTCTTGATACCCACAGGCCATGGATGGCCTAGTCCTTGTGGAAAGCCCCTCATGCTCACCAGCCCCTCTGGCAGCATTGGTCAAAAGCgtcagcttctcctcgactGCGGCGAGCACCTCCCGGCTCTCCTCTCCGAGGCTGGCTTTGTCGATATCACCAAGAGAACTGTAAAGGTTCGCCTCGGCAGCGCGGGCGGACTGAAAGGCGTGGAAGCGGCCGCATGCCGAAGCGGTGCTTTCCGCGGCATGCGCGACAGcgtcctgctcgacggcggctacggcgtcgtcaacggccCCGAAGAGTTTGACAAGCTTGTCAACCAGGTGATGGCCGAATGGGAAACCAACGTATGCTACGCCTTCTACTACACGATAACGGCTCGCCGTCCAGCTCTGAGCCCCgctgcgccgtcgccatcttcgcTAAGCATGCCGGAAACATTCGGTCTCGCAGCGAAGAATCATAGCATGCATCTTCCGCTTTACTGATACTTTTCAGAACAATGAATGCATCGCCGCGACCTGGCAGAGTTCTCAAAGCAGATTCGGCATGCCTGTGCCGGGATCAAACGTTAAACCATCATAGACCTTGACTGCCCTCCCTGCTGGAGCCTGGCCGACCAAGGACACATCCAAAATCTGCCAATGGTCCCGAAATCGTCAGCCAGGGGGTGTATAGCGATAAAACTACCAATGAACACTGTGCAGAAAGCTTGCGGGCGACGCTTTTCTGGAACAGGATACAGCATCTGCGATGTACATACCACTGTCGCCTCAGAGTTGCGTGCAACTTTCACTTCGTCTCAAGAAAAAAGATGGGCCTCCGGCACTCGGGGTTCTCTTTTTGTAAACAGTTGTTTTAAAACAAAAGGAAGTCAAACAATCGAAGCCGATGAGACTAGAGGAAAGAGGGTGGAGGGGAATAGGACATGATCGGTAGGATCAGTAAGCAAACGTAGACACGTGAATAGTACGGCAGAGTTTTTAAGCGTCACGTTTGAGAAACACGGGTGAAAGCAAGGCGAGACCACTACTTATGTGATGTCGACGGCCGGGTTTCATGGGGTAGTCCGCAAGGGGGGCCACAGCCATGACCTCCACGTGGCGGGTGCGAAGGTTGTTCCCGAGGAGAGCCTCAACTCTAACAGTGACCTCACGGCTCATCATTTCCGAAGCGGTGCGGATTGAGCAAAGAAAGGATTGCTCTGATCATATTCACCAAGGTTCGTTCAGTGTAAGGTTGCTGTTGCGAGGCCCTGGATCGGCACCAGGCCTCCAAAGTTTTGTGTTTGACGAGACCATACCGTCGATCTGAGACGACGTTGGTCGCATCCCAAGATTGGGGAAAAGACTCCTTTCTCAGGAAATCTGGACGGGTATCATTTTTTTTTCCCCGACACCGAGAGCCTGGACCGACACCCCGACTGTGGTCTCTcgcccctctctctctccgctTCCGCCGCAAGCGGTGATAGCATATTCCCTTCACCCGCATGTTCCATAGAACCCAATGTCTGACGGCTGACGTATGAgggccatctcgacgacaGAGGTAATTGAATGACGAACATACCTGTCACGTCAAGAAAGCAAAGGCTGAGGTGCTCTTTCAAACAGGTCGGGAGAGGGGCAGACAGTTCGCACCAGATCTGACCAATTGATGCTTGGGGCCTTTTGAAGTTCAACTCGTTCGGGCCCTCCATTTGATCTGGAAACCGCCCACTGTCTTTGAAGTCAGTCTAGTAGATGACATGAATGCTACCGTTGAAAGCTCAGAGAAGACCGCTGAGCATACATCATAGCCTCCCCGACAGTCCCGACATGATTGCAGGCCGCGGCTAAAGATCAGAGCTGTCAAAAGCCACAGGTAGTCAGGGAAGTTCGATCTAGAGACAAATGGCGTCTATCGAAAACTCTCTGAGGGAATCGTAGGGCAACTCAGTTCACCTTGATGTCCCTTCAGCACACCGTC
The DNA window shown above is from Colletotrichum destructivum chromosome 2, complete sequence and carries:
- a CDS encoding Putative S-adenosyl-L-methionine-dependent methyltransferase superfamily, whose translation is MSTSSLPDHIADPLKEAVSTLAPVGMEFARGPSFWSSAASSYASGETSENVSNESSNGSRELSPISTPGEPAANSVLLLQRESHDNADSPYCLPADNEERIRLDKQHNFIRDHICNGRLVMDESLRLEDGALVLDLGTGSGAWASDLARILPAGVGIQGFDISNRLFPQNTPSVKYDIGNVLELPAHLDSRVTLAHQRLLIYALRRHEWSRAIASIKNTLIPGQGIVQLTEVLTPANNPGAAQEKFQVLLSSIGQKRQLLLDCGEHLPALLSEAGFVDITKRTVKVRLGSAGGLKGVEAAACRSGAFRGMRDSVLLDGGYGVVNGPEEFDKLVNQVMAEWETNVCYAFYYTITARRPALSPAAPSPSSLSMPETFGLAAKNHSMHLPLY